CACCCCCATCATTTCATAAACTTTATTGAACTCGGCCATCGACAAGTCTTTAAACTGCTGCCACAAGGCGAGCGTTGCGGCATCGCCGTCTTCCATCGCTTTAAACGCCTGCCGCGCTTCTTCGGATAACGCTGGCTCCGCTTCTTCCTCTCTGTGAAATCTGACATAGAGGTCATAAAGATATCTTACCGCATTTTTCTGCAGCTCGCGGTCGTCGCCCCACCGGCGAAATGCCACTATCATCTTGCCGAACTGGGTTCCCCAGTCGCCCAGATGGTTGATCCCGACCGGCGTAAAGCCAAGCTTCCTGAATATTCGATACAGCGAACCGCCTATCGCGGTTGAGCGCAGATGCCCTACCCCGAACGGCTTGGCAATGTTGGGAGATGAAAAATCTATGACTATATTTTTCCCGCGTCCCTCGGTGGAAGACCCGTATTCATTCCCAGACATTAGAATCGAGTGAATCGTCTCCCGCGCCAG
The sequence above is a segment of the Candidatus Zixiibacteriota bacterium genome. Coding sequences within it:
- the argS gene encoding arginine--tRNA ligase, with product MRTDRFRQLAAEVISMAMGELTAVPSLSESIFDVPSIYQRLEPPKDPKMGNYAFPLFEAAKKLGKNPHEINRQLTEIENRIVQKKTEYSCLSFQAVGGFNNILIDGVALARETIHSILMSGNEYGSSTEGRGKNIVIDFSSPNIAKPFGVGHLRSTAIGGSLYRIFRKLGFTPVGINHLGDWGTQFGKMIVAFRRWGDDRELQKNAVRYLYDLYVRFHREEEAEPALSEEARQAFKAMEDGDAATLALWQQFKDLSMAEFNKVYEMMGVHFDYQTGESFYNDKMEAVIERLKKAGLAAVSEGALVVDL